Part of the Cloacibacterium caeni genome is shown below.
GTTAATGATTTTTTGTTTCCCGCTTCCTAGAATATCATAGTGAGAAGATTTTTTTTCTACAATTTCTTCTACTAAAGTATTCCACTCTCCACAGTTTTTGCATTGTCCGTGCCATTGTGGATATTGCGTTCCACATTTCTGACAATAGTATGCTGTTTTTATTTTTGCCACAGATTTATAATTGATAAATGATGTTGCAATTTACAGAATTTTTGAAATAATTAATCGTTTTTGGGACTTTAGTCAAAATCCATTAACTTTGCACAAACCTAATCTAATGAGTAAAAAGAATACCAAATACATCTTTGTGACAGGAGGTGTAACTTCGTCTTTGGGAAAAGGCATTGTTTCGGCTTCACTTGGCCTGCTTTTAAAATCCCGAGGATTTAATGTAACCATCCAAAAGCTTGACCCTTACATTAATATAGATCCAGGAACGCTTAATCCTTATGAACATGGAGAATGTTATGTAACGGAAGATGGTGCAGAAACCGACCTAGATTTGGGTCACTACGAAAGATTTCTAGATTCTGCCACTTCTCAGAATAATAACGTTACTACAGGAAAAATCTATCAAACTGTAATAGAAAAAGAAAGAAAAGGAGATTTCCTAGGTAAAACCGTTCAGGTAATTCCACATATTACTAATGAAATTAAACGCAGAATAAAAATTCTTGCTAAAGAAAATTATGATATCATCATTACAGAAATTGGCGGAACAGTAGGAGATATAGAATCATTACCTTATATAGAAAGTGTTCGTCAATTAAGATGGGAACTCGGCGAAAATAATTCTATGGTCATTCATCTTACCTTGCTTCCTTACCTTGCTGCAAGTGGCGAATTGAAAACCAAACCTTCTCAGCATTCTGTAAGACAATTAATGGAAAGCGGAATTCAAGCAGATGTTTTGGTGTGCAGAACAGAGCATAAAATTACCAAAGAAATTAAAGCTAAACTGGCACAATTCTGTAACGTTCCTGCAGAAAATGTAATCGAAAGTATAGATGTAGAAACGATTTATCAAGTTCCGTTAGAATTACAAAAACAAAAATTTGATGAAGTAGTTCTTAAAGAATTGGCTTTGCCAGTGAATCAAGAATCTGATTTAAAAGATTGGAAAAACTTCCTTAAAAAATATAAAAATCCTAAGAAAAAAGTTGAAATCGCTTTAGTTGGAAAATATGTTTCGCTTCAAGATTCTTACAAATCTATTGCCGAAGCATTTATTCATGCAGGAGCTTCACAAGATACTGAAGTAAAACTGAGATGGGTTTACAGTGGCGATTTAACCGAAGAAAATTTAGCAGAAAATTTCAAAGGAATTGATGGGATGCTTATCGCTCCAGGTTTTGGCGATAGAGGAATTGAAGGAAAAATTCTTGCGGCAAAATTTGCTAGAGAAAATAAAATTCCGCTTTTGGGAATTTGTCTCGGAATGCAGATTATGACCATCGAATTTGCGAGAAATGTTTTGGGATTAAAAGATGCTAATTCTGCAGAATTTGATTTAACGACTAAAAACCCTGTTATTTCTTTAATGGAAGAACAAAAAAATGTAGTAGATAAAGGTGGTACGATGAGGTTGGGCGCTTGGAAGTGTCAATTAAAACCTCATACTAAACTTATAGAAATCTACGGAAACAAAAATATTACCGAAAGACACCGTCATCGCTACGAGTTTAACTCAGATTATTTAGAAGATTTCGAGAAAAATGGATTGTACGCTTCGGGAATTAATCCAGATACTAAATTAGTAGAAACTTTGGAGCTGAAAAATCATCCTTTTTATATAGGTGTTCAGTATCATCCAGAATATAAAAGTACTGTAGCTACACCACATCCGCTGTTTGTAGCTTTGGTAAAAGCAGCTACAGAAAAATAAATCTTAAACTCTCATTTTTGAGAGTTTAATTTTTTAGAAATGACAATCTGACAAAAATTTCATATTTTTGTCACCCAAATTAAAAAGGAATGCTATTTGAGAAAATTAAATCTCAAATCTTAAATTTCAAATCTTAAATTAAAGTAATGCAAAAGAATAACGGATTAGATAAAAATCAACTGATTAGTTTTGTGATTTTTTCTGCCATTTTGATGGCTTTCATGTTTTATTTTCAAAACAAACAATCAGACGAAAAACAAGTAGCAGATGCTAAAGCAAAAACGGAGCAAAAAGTAGCTTCTAAAACTATTGCTAACAATATTAATGCTACAGTAAATGCAGCAGCAATAAAAAATGTTACGGTAAAAAATAAAGAACTTACTTTAGAATTTGCAAGTTTAGGAGGTCAACTTTCGTCTGTGGAAATTAATCAATACAAAGCTTATAATGCTAAAACCGATAAGCATGATTTGCCACTTTATTTAATAGAGAAAAATAATTCTAGTTACGGATTTCAGTTTAAAGACAAAACAGGAAAAACTTTTAATACAAAAGATCTAGTTTTTGTGCCTAGCGTAAAGGATAATACTGTTACCATGACTGCTCAAGTTTCTGGCGCTACAATTCAGTACGTGTATCAACTTTTAGATAATTATACTTTAGATTTTAATGTTAAAACTCAAGGTTTATCTTCTATTGTTACAGATGAAAAAGCAGATTTTCACTGGAATTATACCGTAAGAGGAATGGAAAAAGGACGTTCGCAAGAACAAACCCATTCAGAATTTAATTATGCTTTTGATAATTATGGTTCTACCGATTATGATACCAATGGATTTGAAGAGCCAGAAGAAACCTTAAATTGGTTAGCTGTTAAACAACAGTTTTTTACTTCTATTATAGAGTCTACTAATGGTTTTACGCAAACTAAAGGAACTCAAGAAACAATAGAAAAAGGAGAATTTTTGAAAAAATTCAATTTTGATGGTCAAGTAAAATTGGCAGGAAATGAATTGAATCAAAATTTCAAATGGTATTTCTTACCACTTGATTTGCCATTGCTTAAAACTTTTGAAGGAAAAGAATTTGACACAATATTACCTTTAGGTTGGAGTTTCATAGGAACTTTGAACAGAATCTTCTTTGTGCCGGTATATAATTGGTTGTCAGATTGGGGAATTGCAGCAGGTTGGGTAATTTTCTTAATGACTATTGCCACTAAACTTATCTTGTCTCCAGTGATGTTTAAGCAGCACAAATTGAGTGCGATGATGAAAGTGGTAAAACCAGAAATAGAAGAAGTTACAGAGAAATTTAAAGGTCAAGAAAACGCTATGAAGCGTCAACAGGCAACTATGGAAATTTACAGAAAAGCCGGAATCAATCAAATGGCGGGCTGTTTACCAGCGCTGGTTCAGATTCCTATTTTCTATGCGCTTTTCCGTTTCTTCCCGAATATGATTGACTTAAGAGGAAAAGGGTTCTGGTTTGCTAATGACCTTACTGCTTATGATGATTTAATTAAATTGCCATTTAATATTCCATTAATCGGGGAGCATATCAGTATTTTTGCGGTAGCATGTACCATTGTAGTTTTGATTTATACAATCATGACTTCTGGACAAATGCAACAACCACAGCAAGAAGGAATGCCAGATATGAGAATTATAATGTATATTTTCCCAATTACATTCTTCTTCTTCTTGAACACATCTTCTTCGGGACTTTCTTGGTATTATTTTGTTTCGAATGCTTTAAATATATTAATTATCCTTGCGATAAAATATTGGATTTTAGATGAAAAGAAAATTCATGCTCAGATTCAACAAAATAAATCTAAAGCACCAAAACCAGAAGGAAAATTCCAGAAACGTATGCGTGAAATGATGGAAAAAGCTCAAGAGCAACAAAAAATGCAAGAAGAGCAACGCAAAAAAATGAATAAGAAATAATTCAATTTAAAAATAGAAAAAGTCGGTTAAAAAATTTAACCGACTTTTTTATTAGGTTTAGTCATAGTTTAATCTAAATGATTGTCGATGATATTTTGTGGGGCCATATTTCTTCAAAGCTTCTATGTGAACTTTAGTAGCGTATCCCATGTTTTTATTCCAACCGTATTCGGGAAACTCTTCATGTAACCGAATCATGAGTTGGTCTCTGTAATTTTTAGCAAGAATAGAAGCCGCAGCAATAGATAATATTTTAGAATCTCCTTTTATAATACACTGATGAGGTATAAAATTATAAGGATGAAACTTATTCCCATCCACTAAAATTAATTCTGGTCTTATTGTAAGTTTATCAAGAGCATTATGCATAGCATGTATGCTTGCGTTAAGAATATTCTGCTGGTCTATAAACGCAGGCGAAAGTTCTGCAATAGCATAATCTTTTACATTATTTTTAATGTAATCATCTAGCTCTAAACGTGTTTTAAAATTTAGTTTTTTAGAGTCATTAACTAAATTTTGCTCAAAATTATCTTCTAAAATCACTGCTGCAGCCACTACAGGACCACATAAGCAACCTCTTCCTACTTCATCACACCCAGCCTCGACGTAATTTTCAGACCATTTTTTTATCAATTCCATAAATTTTAACAAAAAATCAATAACGTTATTGAAAACATTACAAAGTTAATGATTCTTTAAGGTTTTTTTAACAAAAAGTTTGTATATGTTAAGAATGTTTTGCATTTTTGTATCATTGAAAAATTTAATTTGATATGAAGAAACTAACAAAAAGCGTTTTAGCTGTTGTTCTTTCTGCTTCTTTTACTGTGTCTTATGCACAAAAAAGTAAAGTTGACACCACTAAAACTAAAGATATCGAAGGTGTTGTAGTAACAGCCTTGGGTATTAAAAGAGAGAAAAAAGCTTTGGGATACTCATCTCAAGAAATTAAGAGCGATGCTCTTACAGACGGGACCACAAACACCGGAAACATTGCAGCGCAACTTTCTGGTAAGGTAGCAGGTCTTCAAGTAAATACGAACAACAACTTTGGTGGTAGTTCAAATTTGGTAATCAGAGGTTACAAATCACTTAGTGGTGGTGGACCTTTAATTGTTATCGATGGGTCTCCAGTAAGTAACTCATCTCTTTCAGGACAATATGATTACGGAAACTACTTATCTGATATCAACCAAGAAGATATCGAATCCATCAACGTGTTAAAAGGTGCAGCAGCATCTGCTCTTTATGGGGAAAGAGGTCTCAATGGTGTAATTGTGATCACTACAAAATCCGGAAGAGGTAAAAACGATACAAGTTGGGGAATTACGTTAAATAGTGGCGTAAGCGTTGGTACTATCGACAAAAGTACTTTCCCTAAATACCAAAACCAATATGGTGGAGGGTATGGTGACTACTTTAACGAAGATGGCTATGCTAACTTTAGTGATGACGCATCCTTTGGACCGAAGTACGATGGCAGCTTGGTTTATACTTGGGATTCATTCGACCCAACTTCACCTAACTACAATAAGTTGAGTCCATATAGAGCTGGAGAACACACTCCGGTTGACTTTTTCGAAACTGCTACAACTTATACTAATACTATTTCATTACAGAAAGCAGGAGAAAAGTCTAACATTTTGCTTAACTACTCAAATCAATTAATGAATGGTATTCTTCCTAATTCTGAATTAAGAAAAAATACGGTTTCTGCAAAATTCAATTATGATTTCACAGATAAGTTAACCGCGTCTGTTTATAGCAGTTTAACATTGCAAGATACCAAAGGTAGAAACGAGACAGGATATTCAGATAACCAAATGTCAGCTTTCAGACAATGGTGGAACGTTGATACCGATCTTTATAAACAAAGAGATGCTTATTTCAGAACAGGACAGAACGTAACATGGAACTGGCATTCTTATGATGATTTGACTCCTTACTACTGGGATAACCCGTACTTCCAGAGATACCAAAGTTATCAAAGTGATGACAGAACAAGAAATTTTTCTTACGCTTCATTAACTTATAATTTCTCTAAAAAAATAGGATTAACTACCAAATTGTCTTATGACTTAATGGATATGTTAATTGAAAACAGATTGGCATCAGGATCAGTTGCTAGGGACTGGGGCGCATCAGGAAACCCTGCATCTTCAGGATATTCAAGACAAAATATCAGAAATACTGAGTTGAATTTTGACACTTACTTAAACTATGGTTTTGACCTTGCAGATGGATTAGATATTTCCGGTCTTGTAGGAGCAAACGTAAGAAGAAACACTAATTCAAGCACATATATTTCTACAGAAGGCGGATTGGTAATCCCAGGATTATATTCCATCGCTAACTCTAACGAATCAATCCTTCCAATGAGTGAAACTCTAGGGAAAATCGTAACAGCGGGTGCTTATGCTACTGCATCGTTAGGATACAAGGATACATACTATGTTGATGGTACTTACCGTGTTGACAAATCCTCAACCTTACCAGAAAGTAATAAAGTATTTGGTTATGGGTCTGTTTCAGGTTCCGTAATTCTATCCAACTTAATCAAACAAGATTGGTTAAGCTTCTGGAAATTGAGAGGTAACTACGCTGTAGTAGGAGGTGCAACATCTGCATACCAATTATTTAATACTTACACCACCCCTGGTATCTACAATGGTGTTGTATTATTCGACACTTCAAATACTTTAAGAAACCCTGAGCTAAAACCGGAGCGTTCAAAAGAATACGAATTTGGTACAGAATTACAATTCTTTAAGCGAAGAGTAGGTATCGATGTAGCGTATTACAAGTCTAAAACATTTGATCAAATTATTAGTTTACCAATTTCAAATGCTACAGGATACAACGCAATGGTATTCAACGCAGGACAAATTGATAACGAAGGGGTTGAAGTTGCATTAAACTTAACTCCTATCAAAAGCGCTAACTTTACTTGGGATATTACTGCCAACTGGGCAAAAAATAAGAATACAGTGGTTGATCTAAATGGTGTAGATAACTATAACCTTGGAAATTACCAAGGAGGGGTATCCTTAAATGCGACAGTGGGCCAAGCATTTGGAACACTAGTAGGTACAGATTATGTGTATCATGAAAATGGACAGCGAGTAGTAACTTCACCAAACGCAAATGGCGTAGGAGGCGGATTCTGGGCAAAATCAAGTCCAAAAGTAATTGGTAACATTACGCCAGATTGGACCGGAGGTGTAAGAAACACATTCAGCTATAAAGGTTTAAGTTTAAGTTTCTTGGTTGATGTACAACAAGGAGGTGATACTTTCTCCACTGATTTATGGTATGGCTATGCCGGTGGTTTATATGCTGATACAGTAAGCCCAGAATGGAGAAGTCCAAACGGAGTTATTTTGCCAGGTGTAACTGCAGATGGAAATCCGAACACTTTAATAGTAGGTGGATACAGAGCTAATGGCAACCCGCAGTTAAATGCAAATAATTACTATAGCTATCAGCCAGAAGGATATACTAATGCACCAAACAGTCGTTATATTTATGATGCGTCTTATGTGAAACTAAGAGAAGCTAGCGTGTCATATACTTTACCTAAAACAGTGATCGCAAGTACTTTCCTAGAAGATGTAACCTTATCATTAGTAGGAAGAAATTTATGGATTATCCACAAAAACTTACCATATGCTGACCCAGAAGCTGGAGTTGGTGGCGGTTTAAGATCAAGAGGAAACTCTATCGGGGTATTACCAACTACCAGAGAGATAGGTTTCAATGTTAATATTAAATTTTAAAAAGAATTCAAATGAAAAAAATAATAAAATTACTGGGGGCTCTTTCACTTGTGGCAGCGAGTTTCACTTCGTGTGAGAGAGACATTTCTGCTTTAAATGTTGATCCTAAAAACCCTAGCGTTGTACCTACCGAAAACCTTGTATCAACGGTTTCGTACTATTTAGCAAATGCACATGTGTCTCCCAGCGTTAATGAAAATATCACCAGATTTTTCACTCAGCAATGGACAGAAACAACTTACACCTCTGAAACAAATTATTTCTTTGAGCAAAGAAATCAAAATCAGTATTATTGGAATAATACATACAGAGAAGTGTTAGGACCATTAGCAAAAGCAAAAGAGTTTTTGCAATCGGAAAAAGAAAATTCTACTTATAGTCTTGCAGATCAAGCTAAAATTAAAGCTAACAAAAAAGCAATTTTAGAAATCCTATCTATCTATGCTTGGGCAACATTGGTTGACTCATTTGGAGATGTGCCATATTCTGAAGCATTGAAATCAAATTCAACCGACCTTAACTTGCAACCAAAATATGATGATGCTGCTACAATCTATACCGATTTAGTTGCAAGAATCGCGGCTGTACAGTCAACGATTGATCCGAGCTTACCAAGTTATTCCGACCCTTATTACGCAGGTGATATGGATAAATGGAAAATGGTTCTGAACACCATTAAATTAAGAATGGGATTAAACTTAGCTGACACTAATGCAGCTCAAGCTAAATCTCTT
Proteins encoded:
- a CDS encoding CTP synthase; its protein translation is MSKKNTKYIFVTGGVTSSLGKGIVSASLGLLLKSRGFNVTIQKLDPYINIDPGTLNPYEHGECYVTEDGAETDLDLGHYERFLDSATSQNNNVTTGKIYQTVIEKERKGDFLGKTVQVIPHITNEIKRRIKILAKENYDIIITEIGGTVGDIESLPYIESVRQLRWELGENNSMVIHLTLLPYLAASGELKTKPSQHSVRQLMESGIQADVLVCRTEHKITKEIKAKLAQFCNVPAENVIESIDVETIYQVPLELQKQKFDEVVLKELALPVNQESDLKDWKNFLKKYKNPKKKVEIALVGKYVSLQDSYKSIAEAFIHAGASQDTEVKLRWVYSGDLTEENLAENFKGIDGMLIAPGFGDRGIEGKILAAKFARENKIPLLGICLGMQIMTIEFARNVLGLKDANSAEFDLTTKNPVISLMEEQKNVVDKGGTMRLGAWKCQLKPHTKLIEIYGNKNITERHRHRYEFNSDYLEDFEKNGLYASGINPDTKLVETLELKNHPFYIGVQYHPEYKSTVATPHPLFVALVKAATEK
- the yidC gene encoding membrane protein insertase YidC, which produces MQKNNGLDKNQLISFVIFSAILMAFMFYFQNKQSDEKQVADAKAKTEQKVASKTIANNINATVNAAAIKNVTVKNKELTLEFASLGGQLSSVEINQYKAYNAKTDKHDLPLYLIEKNNSSYGFQFKDKTGKTFNTKDLVFVPSVKDNTVTMTAQVSGATIQYVYQLLDNYTLDFNVKTQGLSSIVTDEKADFHWNYTVRGMEKGRSQEQTHSEFNYAFDNYGSTDYDTNGFEEPEETLNWLAVKQQFFTSIIESTNGFTQTKGTQETIEKGEFLKKFNFDGQVKLAGNELNQNFKWYFLPLDLPLLKTFEGKEFDTILPLGWSFIGTLNRIFFVPVYNWLSDWGIAAGWVIFLMTIATKLILSPVMFKQHKLSAMMKVVKPEIEEVTEKFKGQENAMKRQQATMEIYRKAGINQMAGCLPALVQIPIFYALFRFFPNMIDLRGKGFWFANDLTAYDDLIKLPFNIPLIGEHISIFAVACTIVVLIYTIMTSGQMQQPQQEGMPDMRIIMYIFPITFFFFLNTSSSGLSWYYFVSNALNILIILAIKYWILDEKKIHAQIQQNKSKAPKPEGKFQKRMREMMEKAQEQQKMQEEQRKKMNKK
- a CDS encoding ribonuclease HII, with the protein product MELIKKWSENYVEAGCDEVGRGCLCGPVVAAAVILEDNFEQNLVNDSKKLNFKTRLELDDYIKNNVKDYAIAELSPAFIDQQNILNASIHAMHNALDKLTIRPELILVDGNKFHPYNFIPHQCIIKGDSKILSIAAASILAKNYRDQLMIRLHEEFPEYGWNKNMGYATKVHIEALKKYGPTKYHRQSFRLNYD
- a CDS encoding SusC/RagA family TonB-linked outer membrane protein — protein: MKKLTKSVLAVVLSASFTVSYAQKSKVDTTKTKDIEGVVVTALGIKREKKALGYSSQEIKSDALTDGTTNTGNIAAQLSGKVAGLQVNTNNNFGGSSNLVIRGYKSLSGGGPLIVIDGSPVSNSSLSGQYDYGNYLSDINQEDIESINVLKGAAASALYGERGLNGVIVITTKSGRGKNDTSWGITLNSGVSVGTIDKSTFPKYQNQYGGGYGDYFNEDGYANFSDDASFGPKYDGSLVYTWDSFDPTSPNYNKLSPYRAGEHTPVDFFETATTYTNTISLQKAGEKSNILLNYSNQLMNGILPNSELRKNTVSAKFNYDFTDKLTASVYSSLTLQDTKGRNETGYSDNQMSAFRQWWNVDTDLYKQRDAYFRTGQNVTWNWHSYDDLTPYYWDNPYFQRYQSYQSDDRTRNFSYASLTYNFSKKIGLTTKLSYDLMDMLIENRLASGSVARDWGASGNPASSGYSRQNIRNTELNFDTYLNYGFDLADGLDISGLVGANVRRNTNSSTYISTEGGLVIPGLYSIANSNESILPMSETLGKIVTAGAYATASLGYKDTYYVDGTYRVDKSSTLPESNKVFGYGSVSGSVILSNLIKQDWLSFWKLRGNYAVVGGATSAYQLFNTYTTPGIYNGVVLFDTSNTLRNPELKPERSKEYEFGTELQFFKRRVGIDVAYYKSKTFDQIISLPISNATGYNAMVFNAGQIDNEGVEVALNLTPIKSANFTWDITANWAKNKNTVVDLNGVDNYNLGNYQGGVSLNATVGQAFGTLVGTDYVYHENGQRVVTSPNANGVGGGFWAKSSPKVIGNITPDWTGGVRNTFSYKGLSLSFLVDVQQGGDTFSTDLWYGYAGGLYADTVSPEWRSPNGVILPGVTADGNPNTLIVGGYRANGNPQLNANNYYSYQPEGYTNAPNSRYIYDASYVKLREASVSYTLPKTVIASTFLEDVTLSLVGRNLWIIHKNLPYADPEAGVGGGLRSRGNSIGVLPTTREIGFNVNIKF